Below is a genomic region from Streptomyces sp. RPA4-2.
CCGTGAACCACCAGTTCGGCGCCGACGAGCCCGCCGCCGCCTGACCCCGACGGCTTTCCCGGGCCGGGCGAAACCTTTCGCCGCATCCGAGCGCGGCCTTGCCGCACCGCATCCGAGCGGGGCCTCGTCCGGCCCGGGCCCGCCGCAGACCACACGCCACAGGGAGAGGAAGCACATGTCAACGCTGGAGAAGCGGGTCGCTCTCATCACCGGGGCCACCAGCGGCATAGGTCTCGCGTCCGCCCGCGCGCTGGCCGCCGCCGGCCACCGGGTGTTCATCGGCGCGCGCAACGCCGACAACGTCGCCGAGACGGTCAAGACGCTCCAGGACGAGGGTGCCGAGGCGGACGGCGGTGTGCTCGACGTCCGTGACCCGGCCTCGGCCGCCGCCTTCGTGCAGGCCGCCGTCGACCGCTTCGGCACGGTCGACGTCCTGGTCAACAACGCCGGCCGGTCCGGCGGCGGTGTCACGGCCGACATCGACGACGAGCTGTGGACCGATGTCATCGACACCAACCTCAACAGCGTCTTCCGGCTGACCCGGGAGGTGCTCAACACGGGCGGCATGCGCCACAGCAGCCGTGGCCGGATCATCAACATCGCCTCCACGGCGGGCAAGCAGGGTGTGGTCCTGGGCGCCCCGTACTCCGCCTCCAAGCACGGCGTGGTCGGTTTCACCAAGGCCCTCGGCAACGAGCTGGCCCCCACCGGCATCACCGTGAACGCCGTCTGCCCCGGCTATGTCGAGACGCCGATGGCCCAGCGCGTGCGCGCCGGGTACGCCGCCGCCTACGACACCTCCGAGGACGCCATCCTCGAGAAGTTCCAGGCCAAGATCCCGCTCGGCCGCTACTCCACCCCCGAGGAAGTGGCCGGCATGGTCGCCTACCTCGCCTCCGACACGGCCGCCTCGGTCACCGCGCAGGCCATCAACGTCTGCGGCGGACTCGGCAACTTCTGAGCGGCCCCGCCACCCCCGCCCCGTCATCCCCGTCACACCCATTCCCGCTTGGCTCTCCCCCACCGGCAGCCCGTACCCAGCCATGGAGAAGAAAGCGTCATGACGACCCGTGAGGTAGAGCACGAGATCACGATCGCCGCGCCCGCACCGGCCGTGTACCGGCTGCTGGCGGAGGTCACCAACTGGCCGCGGATCTTCCCGCCCACCATCCACGTCGACCAGGTCGAGCGGAACGGCTCCGAGGAGCGGATACGGATCTGGGCGACCGCGGGCGGCGAGGCGAAGAACTGGACGTCGCGCCGCGAACTGGACCCCGAGGGCCTGCGGATCACCTTCCGCCAGGAGATACCCGCTCCGCCGGTCGCGGCGATGGGCGGGACCTGGATCATCGAGCCGCTGGGGGAGAACGCCTCCCGGGTGCGGCTGCTGCACGACTACCGCGCGATCGACGACGACCCGCACGACCTGCTCTGGATCGACCAGGCGGTCGACAGGAACAGCCGCTCCGAGCTGGCCGCGCTGAAGGAGAACGTCGAGTTCGCGCACGCGGCGGAGGAGGTGACGTTCTCCTTCGAGGACACCGTCCTGGTCGACGGGTCGGCGAAGGACGTGTACGCCTTCATCAACGAGGCCCATCTGTGGTCCGAGCGGCTGCCCCACGTCGCGACCGTCCGCCTGGAGGAGACCACCCCCGGCCTGCAGACCCTGGAGATGGACACCCGCGCCAAGGACGGCTCCGTCCACACCACCAAGTCCTACCGGGTCACCTTCCCGCACCAGCACATCGCGTACAAACAGGTCACCCTCCCCGCACTGATGACCCTGCACACCGGCCACTGGACCTTCACCGACACCGACGAAGGCGTCGCCGCCACCTCCCAGCACACCGTCACCCTCAACACCGCCACCATCCACACCGTCCTCGGCCCCCAAGCCACCCTCACCGACGCCCGCCAGTACGTCCACACCGCCCTCTCCACCAACAGCCGCGCCACCCTCACCCACGCCAAGGCCTACGCGGAGAGCAGGCGTTGACGATGACGACGGACCATCAGGACACCGACACGGCCACCCTGGACACCGACGTCCTCGTGGTCGGAGCGGGCCCCACCGGTCTGATGCTCGCCACCGAGCTGAGGCTGGGCGGCGCCGAGGTGGTCGTCGTCGACCAGCGCCCCGGCCCGACCACCGAGTCGCGGGCCTCCACGCTGCACGCCCGCACCATGGAGATCCTCGACTCGCGCGGACTGCTGGACGAACTCGGTACGCCGCCGTGCGAGCCGCGCGGCCACTTCGGCGGCGTACCGCTCGACCTGACGCTGCCCGGCCCGTACCCGGGGCAGTGGAAGGTGGCCCAGACCCGCACCGAGGAGCTGCTGCAGCGCCGGGCGGCCGACCTCGGCGCGGATCTGTGGCGCCGGCACCAACTGCTGTCCCTGACCGTGCAGGACGGAGCGGCCGGCGCGGCCGAGGGCGTGGAGGCCGAGACCATCGGCCCGTACGGACCGGTCCGTGTCCGGGCCCGCTATCTGGTCGGCTGCGACGGCGAGGACAGCACCGTGCGGCGGCTGGTGCGGGCCCCCTTCCCCGGACAGGACGCCGGACGCGAACTGCTGCGGGCGGACGTCTCCGGCATCAGCGTCGCCGACCGGCGCTTCCAGCGCCT
It encodes:
- the fabG gene encoding 3-oxoacyl-ACP reductase FabG; translation: MSTLEKRVALITGATSGIGLASARALAAAGHRVFIGARNADNVAETVKTLQDEGAEADGGVLDVRDPASAAAFVQAAVDRFGTVDVLVNNAGRSGGGVTADIDDELWTDVIDTNLNSVFRLTREVLNTGGMRHSSRGRIINIASTAGKQGVVLGAPYSASKHGVVGFTKALGNELAPTGITVNAVCPGYVETPMAQRVRAGYAAAYDTSEDAILEKFQAKIPLGRYSTPEEVAGMVAYLASDTAASVTAQAINVCGGLGNF
- a CDS encoding aromatase/cyclase, translated to MTTREVEHEITIAAPAPAVYRLLAEVTNWPRIFPPTIHVDQVERNGSEERIRIWATAGGEAKNWTSRRELDPEGLRITFRQEIPAPPVAAMGGTWIIEPLGENASRVRLLHDYRAIDDDPHDLLWIDQAVDRNSRSELAALKENVEFAHAAEEVTFSFEDTVLVDGSAKDVYAFINEAHLWSERLPHVATVRLEETTPGLQTLEMDTRAKDGSVHTTKSYRVTFPHQHIAYKQVTLPALMTLHTGHWTFTDTDEGVAATSQHTVTLNTATIHTVLGPQATLTDARQYVHTALSTNSRATLTHAKAYAESRR